A stretch of the Verrucomicrobiia bacterium genome encodes the following:
- a CDS encoding RHS repeat-associated core domain-containing protein, protein MNRRNDVEAPVGVAVVASAAHQLDALNQRERGTEADGSYWLYEYDSLGQVTSGKKYWSDGTPVAGQQFEYSFDDIGNRKQTRTGGDQNGQNLQTNNYTVTLLNQYTNRTVAGVVDVMGVALVTNSVTVNSQTPYRRGEYFRKELGVANTSAPVWEAVTVSSGGSNVTGNVFVPQTPEVFSHDADGNLTQDGRWTYTWDAENRLVSMESDAAAPTASKFRLDFAYDVQGRRIQKIVSTNDGTGYVGEYTNRFVYDGWNLLATLDPQSSLLASFAWGEDLSGTMQGAGGVGGLLWMNDAANGSTHFAAYDGNGNVVALVKASDGIVSAQYEYGPFGEVLRATGPMAKANPFRFSTKYQDDESDLLYYGYRYYNPSTGRWPNRDPIEEQGGMNLNEFVGNCPITRIDQLGTCACEPLSLAIIPVGWVAQDGANSAGNYFEFHIAVTYDMKKPDSAKCCKLIQWMAGHLTLSGPNGDFIPYPSTSQGVPLDGRWHIDTANYPKNGGGDDRCKSTPSGDSYDRATDFPGIPSPSPQWNGWRINYSMSIKVEIVDKCKPGCPVVKTSNQLDITISGTLPNQLKKTP, encoded by the coding sequence TTGAACCGCCGGAACGACGTCGAAGCCCCCGTTGGCGTAGCGGTGGTGGCCAGTGCGGCCCATCAGCTCGATGCGCTCAATCAACGCGAGCGCGGGACGGAAGCGGACGGCTCCTACTGGCTCTACGAGTATGACAGCCTGGGGCAGGTGACCTCCGGCAAGAAATACTGGAGCGACGGCACACCGGTGGCGGGGCAGCAGTTTGAATACAGCTTTGACGACATCGGGAACCGGAAGCAGACTAGAACGGGTGGCGACCAAAACGGCCAGAATCTGCAAACGAACAACTACACCGTGACCCTGCTCAATCAATACACCAACCGGACTGTGGCCGGGGTCGTGGATGTAATGGGCGTGGCGCTCGTGACCAATTCAGTGACGGTCAATAGCCAGACGCCCTATCGCCGGGGCGAGTATTTCCGGAAGGAACTCGGGGTGGCAAATACCAGTGCGCCAGTCTGGGAAGCAGTGACTGTTTCCTCGGGTGGCAGCAACGTGACCGGGAACGTGTTCGTGCCACAAACACCCGAGGTGTTCAGTCACGATGCGGATGGCAATCTGACCCAGGACGGGCGCTGGACTTACACCTGGGATGCGGAAAACCGGCTGGTTTCAATGGAGAGCGACGCGGCGGCGCCGACAGCCTCCAAGTTCCGGCTGGATTTTGCCTACGACGTGCAAGGGCGGCGGATACAGAAGATTGTCTCGACCAACGACGGCACGGGCTACGTGGGCGAATACACCAATCGCTTTGTCTATGATGGCTGGAATCTGCTGGCCACCCTTGATCCACAATCCTCGCTGCTGGCCTCGTTTGCGTGGGGAGAGGACTTGAGCGGGACAATGCAAGGTGCGGGAGGCGTGGGGGGGCTTTTATGGATGAACGATGCTGCAAACGGTTCGACGCACTTTGCCGCCTATGACGGAAATGGGAACGTGGTGGCATTGGTGAAGGCGAGCGATGGAATCGTGAGTGCGCAATACGAGTATGGCCCCTTCGGTGAAGTGCTGCGGGCTACTGGCCCCATGGCCAAGGCCAATCCCTTCCGGTTCTCCACCAAGTATCAGGATGATGAATCCGACCTGCTCTACTACGGCTATCGCTACTACAACCCCAGCACCGGCAGGTGGCCAAACAGGGATCCCATCGAAGAACAAGGCGGGATGAATTTAAATGAATTTGTTGGCAATTGCCCCATTACGCGGATTGACCAACTTGGAACCTGTGCGTGTGAGCCTCTATCCCTAGCAATTATTCCAGTCGGATGGGTCGCACAGGACGGAGCTAACAGTGCTGGAAACTACTTCGAGTTTCATATTGCTGTGACATACGATATGAAAAAGCCAGATTCTGCCAAGTGCTGCAAGCTCATTCAGTGGATGGCTGGACATCTAACGCTATCTGGTCCAAACGGAGACTTTATTCCATACCCATCAACGAGCCAAGGAGTTCCGTTAGATGGCCGGTGGCATATTGATACTGCAAATTACCCCAAAAACGGCGGTGGAGATGACAGATGCAAGTCAACACCAAGCGGCGATAGTTATGATCGTGCTACGGATTTTCCTGGAATTCCATCACCATCGCCACAGTGGAACGGCTGGAGAATAAATTACAGTATGAGTATTAAGGTAGAAATCGTCGATAAGTGTAAACCGGGATGCCCAGTTGTCAAAACGTCGAACCAACTGGATATAACAATAAGTGGAACACTCCCGAACCAACTAAAGAAAACCCCCTAG
- a CDS encoding PHP domain-containing protein, with translation MKRILILTAGFGDGHNAAARNLREALELTADDVKVEVLDLFESSYGALNALAKRAYLGIVQYAPTVWAGVFQVFDNPTLFRQQVNGMGRLRERLAAVLHDTEPDCVVSTYPVYAHLIEDIYKDHAERPFRFITVVTDSISVCSAWYRAHSDLFIVANEPTARVVVAGGIEPARVLPLGFPVSPQFALDRPAAPVPPGKGERRKVLYLINTGKKKCGRVVDELLELEHLDLTITVGRDAALKARLTERTRAHGDRVKVIGWTNQMPRLLMTHHLLIGKAGGAIVQEALAARCPMIVNQVIPGQEEGNATLIESLGVGMIAVKRKAVVACVAEAFAKQGGLWQEWRNKLQRVSRPDAALRIAELVLNECERGSDAPRKIKLFETAKPPGVPPAPAPAIVGGGAAGALLCDFHIHTNYSDGKLALPEVIDFYGKRGFDCICITDHIADPRRLIGKFSELTNLTLAWNQLDEYFDVIEREWRRAWRKYDLLVMAGLEFNKEGWTRKTSGHLLGIDLKAPIDPALDFVEIIAQTHSQGGLSVAAHPHVMKSEWGKNTLYLWENQEVFAPIIDAWEIANRNNIFTPIGLKRLAFIANSDFHKPKHIYSWKTVLHCEKDPEAIKQCVRTNEHIAITLYRDGLSGADLRRPAVEAVGHSAAEGLVNFPLTAAQVAR, from the coding sequence ATGAAACGCATTCTCATCCTGACCGCGGGGTTTGGCGACGGCCACAATGCCGCGGCCCGCAACCTGCGTGAAGCCCTCGAACTCACGGCCGATGACGTGAAGGTCGAAGTGCTCGACCTCTTCGAGTCGTCCTACGGGGCGTTGAACGCCCTCGCCAAGCGCGCCTATCTCGGCATTGTGCAATACGCTCCGACCGTCTGGGCCGGCGTGTTTCAAGTGTTCGACAATCCCACCCTGTTCCGCCAGCAGGTCAATGGCATGGGCCGGCTGCGCGAACGACTCGCCGCCGTGCTCCACGACACGGAGCCCGATTGCGTGGTCTCGACGTATCCGGTTTACGCGCATCTCATCGAGGACATTTACAAGGACCACGCGGAACGTCCGTTCCGTTTCATCACGGTCGTGACGGATTCCATCTCGGTGTGTTCGGCGTGGTATCGCGCCCACAGCGATCTGTTCATTGTCGCCAACGAGCCCACGGCCCGGGTCGTCGTTGCCGGCGGGATCGAGCCGGCGCGTGTCCTGCCGCTTGGGTTTCCCGTCAGTCCGCAGTTCGCGCTGGACCGGCCGGCGGCGCCGGTGCCGCCCGGTAAAGGGGAGCGCCGCAAAGTGCTTTACCTCATCAACACGGGGAAAAAGAAGTGCGGGCGCGTGGTGGATGAATTGTTGGAGCTGGAGCATCTCGACCTGACCATCACCGTGGGGCGCGATGCCGCCCTGAAGGCCAGACTGACCGAGCGCACCCGCGCGCACGGCGACCGCGTGAAGGTGATCGGGTGGACCAACCAGATGCCGCGCCTGCTTATGACGCATCATCTGCTCATCGGCAAGGCCGGCGGCGCGATCGTGCAGGAGGCGCTCGCCGCCCGGTGTCCGATGATCGTGAACCAAGTCATCCCCGGCCAGGAGGAGGGCAACGCCACGCTGATCGAATCCCTGGGCGTCGGCATGATTGCAGTCAAGCGCAAGGCGGTGGTGGCGTGCGTGGCGGAGGCATTTGCAAAGCAGGGCGGGCTTTGGCAGGAATGGCGGAACAAACTCCAACGCGTCAGCCGGCCGGATGCGGCGCTGCGTATTGCCGAACTCGTCCTGAATGAGTGCGAGCGGGGATCGGACGCGCCGCGGAAGATCAAATTGTTTGAGACGGCGAAGCCGCCGGGAGTTCCGCCCGCGCCCGCGCCGGCCATTGTGGGCGGCGGCGCGGCGGGCGCGTTGCTCTGCGACTTTCACATTCACACGAACTATTCCGACGGCAAGCTCGCCCTGCCCGAAGTGATCGATTTCTACGGCAAACGTGGTTTCGATTGCATCTGCATCACGGACCACATCGCCGATCCGCGCCGGTTGATTGGCAAATTCAGCGAGCTGACCAACCTGACGCTCGCGTGGAACCAGTTGGACGAGTATTTCGACGTCATTGAGCGCGAGTGGCGCCGGGCCTGGCGGAAATATGACCTGCTCGTGATGGCGGGGCTGGAGTTCAACAAGGAAGGCTGGACGCGGAAAACGTCCGGTCATCTGTTGGGCATCGATTTGAAGGCGCCGATTGATCCGGCCTTGGACTTCGTGGAGATCATTGCGCAGACGCACAGTCAGGGCGGCCTGTCCGTCGCGGCGCACCCGCACGTGATGAAAAGCGAGTGGGGCAAGAACACGCTCTACCTGTGGGAAAACCAGGAAGTCTTCGCACCCATCATCGACGCGTGGGAAATCGCCAATCGGAACAACATTTTCACGCCCATCGGACTCAAGCGGCTGGCGTTCATCGCCAACAGCGATTTCCACAAGCCCAAGCACATTTACTCCTGGAAAACCGTGCTGCATTGCGAGAAGGATCCGGAAGCCATCAAGCAGTGCGTCCGCACCAACGAGCACATCGCCATCACGCTGTATCGCGATGGTTTGAGCGGCGCCGATCTGCGGCGCCCGGCGGTTGAAGCGGTTGGCCATTCGGCGGCCGAAGGGCTGGTGAACTTCCCGCTGACCGCAGCGCAGGTGGCGCGCTGA
- a CDS encoding response regulator transcription factor — protein MLSRRRVKQKILVVDDEPEAVELVEFNLKGAGYEVATAGDGAEALNKARRIQPNLVILDVMMPEIDGMEVCKLLRRDPATSSIPIIMLTAKASEVDRVLGLELGADDYVVKPFSPRELVLRVKKLLERGKKAEVVKEKIVCGDLTIDIPRHAVLWKGKEIDLTATEFKLLSTLAQRRGRVQSRDTLLRDVWGYESLIDTRTVDTHMRRLREKIGPAAKYLDTIRGVGYRFIEE, from the coding sequence ATGCTATCCAGAAGGCGCGTGAAACAGAAAATTCTCGTCGTCGATGATGAGCCGGAGGCGGTTGAGCTGGTGGAGTTCAATCTGAAGGGTGCCGGCTATGAGGTCGCCACGGCGGGCGATGGCGCGGAGGCGCTGAACAAGGCCCGGCGCATCCAGCCCAATCTCGTCATCCTCGACGTGATGATGCCGGAGATTGACGGCATGGAAGTGTGCAAGCTGCTGCGACGTGATCCGGCCACCAGCAGCATTCCCATCATCATGCTCACCGCCAAGGCGTCGGAAGTGGACCGTGTGCTCGGGCTTGAACTGGGCGCGGATGATTATGTTGTGAAGCCGTTCAGCCCGCGCGAACTCGTGCTGCGCGTCAAGAAGCTCCTGGAGCGCGGCAAAAAGGCCGAGGTCGTGAAGGAAAAAATTGTGTGCGGTGACCTGACCATCGACATCCCGCGCCACGCAGTGTTGTGGAAGGGCAAGGAAATCGATCTGACGGCGACCGAGTTCAAACTCCTGAGCACGCTGGCCCAACGCCGGGGACGCGTGCAGTCGCGCGACACCCTGCTGCGGGATGTCTGGGGCTATGAGAGTCTGATCGACACGCGCACGGTGGATACCCACATGCGCCGGTTGCGGGAGAAGATCGGCCCCGCCGCCAAATACCTCGACACCATCCGCGGGGTCGGCTATCGGTTCATTGAAGAATGA
- a CDS encoding ATP-binding protein, translating to MWPALIIALAAIAVLIGLNLFWRRQAHEVQLQLRTEVESQRVHLREAEHKAQAQQAAVFNSMVEGVVLLDDEGRIQLANRQFGRLFGSADSLKGKTLIEATRMHDVAGLVEGLSAGQPAQGRELRLAGLQERWLEVNAAAVFDEHGRAQGTVVVFHDLTRLKKLERNREEFVANVSHELRTPLSLIKGYTETLLDGAKDNPEVAVKFLQTIDRNAERLKLLIEDLLTISELESGRIRLQVKAVPLLPLVGKLCEDFKPRASARGVTLVNEVPELTAQADPDRLQQVLSNLVDNAIKYGRSAGVVAIKARVAEAGRLEVCVADDGPGIPEDARERIFERFYRLDKARSREQGGTGLGLSIVKHIIQSHGGKVWVESEPGRGSRFYFSLPQS from the coding sequence GTGTGGCCCGCCCTCATCATCGCCCTGGCAGCCATCGCCGTTCTGATCGGGCTGAATTTGTTTTGGCGCCGGCAGGCGCACGAGGTGCAGCTGCAACTGCGCACCGAGGTGGAATCCCAGCGTGTCCATCTGCGTGAGGCGGAACACAAGGCGCAGGCCCAGCAGGCCGCCGTCTTCAACAGCATGGTGGAGGGCGTCGTGCTGCTGGATGACGAGGGGCGCATCCAACTTGCCAACCGGCAGTTCGGCCGGTTGTTCGGCTCGGCGGACAGTTTGAAAGGCAAAACCCTGATCGAAGCCACGCGCATGCACGATGTGGCGGGGCTGGTCGAGGGGCTGAGCGCCGGACAGCCGGCGCAGGGCCGGGAACTGCGCCTTGCCGGCCTGCAGGAACGCTGGCTGGAGGTGAACGCGGCGGCGGTGTTTGACGAACACGGCCGGGCGCAGGGAACCGTGGTGGTCTTTCATGATCTGACGCGTCTCAAAAAGCTCGAGCGCAACCGCGAGGAGTTCGTGGCCAACGTCAGTCACGAGTTGCGCACGCCGCTCTCCCTCATCAAGGGTTACACCGAAACCCTGCTCGACGGCGCGAAGGATAATCCCGAGGTGGCCGTGAAATTCCTGCAAACGATCGACCGCAACGCCGAGCGGCTGAAGCTGTTGATCGAGGATTTGCTGACCATTTCCGAACTCGAATCCGGCCGGATTCGGCTGCAGGTGAAGGCGGTGCCGCTGCTGCCGTTGGTGGGCAAACTGTGCGAGGACTTCAAACCGCGGGCCTCGGCGCGGGGCGTGACGCTGGTCAACGAAGTGCCCGAACTCACGGCGCAGGCGGACCCGGACCGATTGCAGCAGGTGCTCAGCAATCTGGTGGACAATGCCATCAAATACGGACGTTCCGCCGGTGTGGTCGCGATCAAAGCCCGCGTGGCGGAGGCGGGGCGCCTTGAAGTGTGCGTGGCCGACGACGGACCGGGGATTCCGGAGGACGCCCGGGAGCGCATTTTTGAGCGGTTTTACCGCCTGGACAAGGCGCGTTCGCGGGAACAGGGCGGCACCGGCCTCGGGCTTTCGATTGTGAAGCACATCATCCAAAGCCACGGCGGCAAGGTGTGGGTCGAGAGCGAGCCGGGCCGCGGCAGCCGGTTTTATTTTTCCCTGCCGCAATCCTGA
- a CDS encoding ParA family protein: MPTKVIAVANQKGGVGKTTTAVNLAACLAAAGKRILLFDLDPQANATSGVGLEKSEGGSAYRPLLGEGTLLDKIKPTAYERLEVIPSELDLCGADLELARAENHLLRVATALQPVLTADRFDLVIMDCPPSLGMLTLNAFAAADSLIVPLQCEYYSLEGISMLHRLINQLHEAGVNPRLEIFGVLMTMYDGRTKLAQQVVGEVRQHFGDKVFETQIPRSTRLAEAPSFGKPIIHYDKYSASAAAYEVLAQEVLARLTGAPVPDAVVEPAPVT, translated from the coding sequence GTGCCGACCAAAGTCATTGCCGTGGCCAACCAGAAGGGTGGGGTGGGGAAGACCACCACCGCCGTGAATCTGGCGGCCTGTCTCGCCGCGGCGGGCAAGCGCATCCTGCTCTTCGACCTCGATCCCCAGGCCAACGCCACGAGCGGAGTCGGGCTGGAAAAATCCGAGGGCGGCAGCGCCTACCGGCCTTTGCTGGGGGAGGGCACGTTGCTCGACAAGATCAAACCCACCGCGTATGAACGGTTGGAGGTGATTCCGAGCGAACTTGATTTGTGCGGGGCGGATTTGGAGCTGGCCCGGGCGGAAAACCACCTGTTGCGCGTGGCCACGGCGCTGCAACCGGTGCTGACGGCGGATCGCTTCGACCTGGTGATCATGGATTGTCCGCCTTCGCTCGGCATGCTGACGTTGAATGCGTTTGCCGCGGCGGACAGCCTGATCGTGCCCCTGCAATGCGAGTATTATTCGCTGGAGGGCATTTCGATGCTGCACCGGCTCATCAACCAGTTGCACGAGGCGGGGGTGAATCCACGGCTGGAAATTTTTGGCGTGCTGATGACGATGTATGACGGCCGCACCAAGCTGGCCCAGCAGGTCGTCGGCGAGGTGCGGCAGCATTTCGGGGACAAGGTTTTCGAGACGCAGATCCCGCGCAGCACGCGGCTGGCCGAGGCGCCCAGCTTTGGCAAGCCGATCATTCATTACGACAAATACAGCGCCAGCGCCGCGGCTTACGAGGTGCTGGCCCAGGAAGTGTTGGCCCGGCTGACCGGCGCGCCCGTGCCGGATGCGGTCGTCGAGCCCGCCCCGGTTACTTAA
- a CDS encoding FAD-binding oxidoreductase, with the protein MPRQAVEMLVEDAFMELEDVKVLRLKWPDNFAPDFKTGQFITLFWPDAPSYRRAYSVCSCALNRGYYEIAVKREGKMGTRIVDWAKIGDRFGVLEPAGKFLPVFEPGKRLVCIAGGSGVTPFRGFAREATWRKLETPITILYSVRTPADIIFKNEFLQLEDANPHVKFTVTCTRLAPEDPWPGRRGRVDAAWIKEQVADLPNTVFYACGPTVMVESVEKIILTELGAAKEQMKTEKWG; encoded by the coding sequence ATGCCGCGACAAGCCGTCGAAATGCTGGTCGAAGACGCCTTCATGGAACTGGAGGACGTGAAGGTGTTGCGTTTGAAATGGCCGGACAACTTCGCGCCCGACTTCAAGACCGGGCAGTTCATCACCCTGTTCTGGCCGGACGCGCCGTCGTATCGCCGGGCTTACTCGGTTTGCTCCTGCGCGCTGAACCGGGGCTATTACGAAATCGCCGTCAAGCGCGAGGGCAAGATGGGCACCCGCATCGTGGATTGGGCCAAAATCGGTGACCGCTTCGGCGTGCTGGAGCCGGCGGGCAAGTTTCTGCCCGTGTTCGAGCCGGGCAAACGGCTGGTGTGCATTGCCGGCGGTTCGGGCGTCACGCCGTTTCGCGGGTTCGCGCGCGAAGCCACGTGGCGGAAACTGGAAACGCCCATCACGATTCTTTACAGCGTGCGCACGCCGGCGGACATCATTTTCAAGAACGAATTCCTCCAGCTCGAGGATGCCAATCCGCACGTGAAATTCACCGTCACCTGCACCCGGCTGGCGCCGGAAGATCCGTGGCCCGGCCGGCGCGGGCGGGTCGATGCCGCGTGGATCAAGGAGCAAGTGGCCGATTTGCCCAACACCGTGTTTTACGCGTGCGGCCCGACGGTCATGGTGGAGTCGGTGGAAAAGATTATCCTGACCGAACTCGGCGCCGCCAAGGAACAGATGAAGACGGAGAAATGGGGCTAG
- the gcvT gene encoding glycine cleavage system aminomethyltransferase GcvT has protein sequence MLKRTPLFAAHQQLGGRLVEFGGWEMPVQYTSIVEEHQAVRQAAGLFDISHMGEVFVRGAAAEAFLNATLTNDVRKLTPGTGQYTLMCNERGGVVDDLYCYRLAPAEFLLIINAARIPDDVAWLEQRLAAFPQKDAVTLLNASDEMAAVALQGPRARGLIDPCFAGGQPSTLKKNQIGSFRFNGTSVWVGCTGYTGEDGFEIIAPAAQITAIWNALLAAGAKPCGLGARDTLRTEVCYPLYGHELNEDTTPIEAGLGFFVALDKGEFTGRSVLAGQKANGVTKRCVAFKMTGKSAPPRPHYAIFSAGPDAAKVGEVVSGTQSPSLGIGIGLGYVPPALARPETPLQIEIRGQCFPAMVVPKPIYRKAV, from the coding sequence ATGTTGAAACGCACACCACTATTTGCAGCGCACCAGCAGTTGGGCGGCCGGCTGGTTGAATTCGGCGGATGGGAAATGCCCGTCCAATACACGAGCATCGTGGAGGAACATCAAGCGGTGCGCCAGGCGGCCGGCTTGTTTGATATTTCCCACATGGGCGAGGTGTTCGTCCGCGGCGCGGCGGCGGAAGCCTTCCTGAACGCCACCCTGACCAACGACGTGCGCAAACTGACGCCGGGCACGGGTCAATACACCTTGATGTGCAACGAACGCGGCGGCGTGGTGGACGACCTGTATTGCTACCGGCTCGCGCCGGCCGAGTTTCTCCTCATCATCAATGCCGCCCGCATTCCCGACGACGTGGCGTGGCTCGAACAACGGCTGGCCGCGTTTCCGCAAAAGGACGCGGTGACGCTGCTCAATGCCTCCGACGAAATGGCCGCCGTCGCCTTGCAGGGCCCGCGCGCGCGCGGGCTGATCGATCCCTGCTTTGCCGGCGGGCAGCCGAGCACGTTGAAGAAAAACCAGATTGGCTCGTTCCGGTTCAACGGCACCAGTGTCTGGGTCGGATGCACCGGCTACACGGGCGAGGACGGTTTTGAAATCATCGCACCGGCCGCGCAGATCACGGCCATCTGGAACGCCCTGCTGGCGGCGGGCGCCAAGCCGTGCGGGCTGGGCGCACGCGACACCCTGCGCACCGAAGTTTGCTACCCGCTTTACGGTCACGAATTGAACGAGGACACCACGCCGATTGAAGCCGGACTCGGCTTTTTCGTGGCGCTCGACAAAGGCGAATTCACGGGCCGTTCCGTGCTCGCCGGGCAAAAGGCCAACGGCGTCACGAAGCGCTGCGTCGCCTTCAAAATGACCGGCAAATCCGCGCCGCCGCGGCCGCACTACGCGATTTTCAGTGCCGGACCGGATGCGGCCAAAGTCGGTGAAGTCGTCAGCGGCACGCAAAGCCCTTCGCTCGGGATCGGCATTGGCCTGGGCTACGTGCCGCCCGCCCTGGCCCGGCCGGAAACGCCCCTTCAGATTGAAATCCGCGGCCAGTGTTTTCCCGCGATGGTGGTGCCCAAACCGATTTACCGAAAAGCTGTTTGA
- the gcvH gene encoding glycine cleavage system protein GcvH, whose translation MSNVPADLKYTKSHEWVRVAGDVATVGITDHAQQELTDIVFCEVPTVGKTLKAGEPAAVVESVKTASDIYTPVSGEVIEANTALADNPALVNQAPFGEGWFFKVRLSAPAEVAGLMTPEEYSTQISGH comes from the coding sequence ATGTCGAATGTTCCTGCTGACTTGAAATACACGAAATCGCACGAATGGGTGCGGGTTGCCGGCGACGTGGCCACGGTGGGCATCACCGACCACGCGCAACAAGAATTGACGGACATCGTCTTCTGCGAAGTGCCGACCGTGGGCAAAACGCTCAAGGCCGGCGAACCGGCGGCCGTCGTCGAATCCGTGAAGACGGCGAGCGACATTTACACCCCGGTTTCCGGCGAAGTCATCGAAGCCAACACCGCACTGGCGGACAATCCGGCGCTGGTGAATCAGGCGCCGTTCGGCGAAGGCTGGTTCTTCAAGGTCAGGCTGTCGGCCCCGGCGGAAGTGGCGGGCCTGATGACGCCCGAAGAATACTCAACCCAGATCAGCGGCCATTGA
- a CDS encoding glutaredoxin family protein, with protein MKPKRVRLFIKPYCGWCHKAMRWLNEHQADYTAIDVTTDEIAMAEMVRLSGGEIVPVIEVDGRVLADFGPEQLAEFWERLEQENGRN; from the coding sequence GTGAAACCCAAGCGCGTCAGATTGTTTATCAAGCCCTATTGCGGCTGGTGTCACAAGGCCATGCGCTGGCTCAACGAGCACCAGGCGGACTACACCGCCATTGACGTGACCACGGACGAAATCGCGATGGCGGAAATGGTCCGGTTGAGCGGCGGGGAAATCGTTCCGGTGATCGAAGTTGACGGTCGCGTTCTGGCGGATTTCGGTCCGGAGCAACTGGCTGAATTTTGGGAGCGTTTGGAGCAAGAGAATGGCCGCAACTAG
- the lipA gene encoding lipoyl synthase encodes MAATSPVTPSKPRPRLPEWLRLKLPASSAFEQTRALLSEFRLHTVCESAKCPNHWECWSKKTATFMIAGDRCTRACSFCSIAAAKPLDLDPEEPLRVAEATRRLGLRHVVVTAVARDDLADGGAAHFRQTIEAIRARNPGIVIEILTPDFQDSDAAIDNVLAAPPDIFNHNLETVRRLTPSVRHRATYDRSLSVLRKVKEQAGGRLHTKSGMMLGLGETEAEVLTAMRDLRDVGCDILTLGQYLQPTLEQRPVVEFVPPAQFDKLGEQARALGFLHVASGPMVRSSYHADEFSAASASGLREVVAQGVD; translated from the coding sequence ATGGCCGCAACTAGTCCTGTCACCCCGTCGAAACCACGTCCGCGCCTGCCGGAATGGCTGCGCCTCAAACTGCCGGCCTCCTCGGCCTTCGAGCAAACCCGGGCGCTGCTGTCGGAATTTCGCCTGCACACCGTTTGCGAAAGCGCCAAGTGCCCGAACCACTGGGAGTGCTGGAGCAAAAAAACCGCCACGTTCATGATTGCCGGTGACCGCTGCACGCGCGCCTGCAGCTTCTGCTCCATCGCCGCCGCCAAGCCGCTCGACCTCGATCCCGAGGAGCCGTTGCGGGTGGCCGAAGCCACCCGACGCCTCGGCCTGCGGCATGTCGTTGTCACGGCGGTGGCGCGGGATGATCTGGCCGACGGCGGCGCCGCCCATTTTCGTCAGACCATTGAAGCCATCCGGGCGCGGAATCCCGGCATCGTCATCGAAATCCTGACGCCCGATTTTCAAGACAGCGACGCGGCGATTGACAATGTGCTCGCCGCGCCGCCGGACATCTTCAATCATAATCTGGAAACCGTCCGCCGATTGACGCCCTCGGTGCGCCATCGCGCGACGTATGACCGCTCCTTGAGCGTGCTGCGCAAAGTGAAGGAGCAGGCGGGCGGGCGTCTGCACACGAAATCCGGCATGATGCTCGGCTTGGGTGAAACCGAAGCCGAAGTGCTCACGGCCATGCGCGACCTGAGGGACGTCGGCTGCGACATTCTCACGCTCGGCCAGTATTTGCAGCCGACGCTGGAGCAGCGGCCCGTCGTCGAGTTCGTTCCGCCGGCGCAATTCGACAAGCTGGGCGAGCAGGCGCGGGCGCTGGGGTTTCTGCACGTGGCAAGCGGGCCGATGGTCCGCAGCTCCTACCACGCGGATGAATTCTCCGCTGCGTCAGCGTCCGGGTTGCGGGAAGTTGTGGCGCAGGGCGTAGATTGA
- a CDS encoding bifunctional 4-hydroxy-2-oxoglutarate aldolase/2-dehydro-3-deoxy-phosphogluconate aldolase, translated as MRSKAQILEELTHPGVIAVVRAPKAELVLPLSEALLAGGVNAIEITMTTPNAIAAIRTAAAKLGERALIGVGTILKPADCQAALDAGAQFVVTPICRTELVALTHHAGRPIMLGAYTPTEAQLAHEAGADLIKIFPADNLGPGYIKALRAPLPHLKIVPTGGVDLNTIGGFFQAGCPAVGVGGSLVSSKLLQAEDWSGLTRLAVQFVAAANQARSAQPMRTQAPAN; from the coding sequence ATGCGAAGCAAAGCCCAAATTCTCGAGGAACTGACCCATCCGGGAGTCATTGCCGTAGTGCGCGCACCCAAGGCGGAACTCGTGCTGCCTTTGTCCGAAGCCCTGCTGGCCGGCGGCGTCAATGCCATCGAGATCACCATGACCACCCCGAATGCCATCGCGGCCATCCGCACCGCCGCCGCAAAACTCGGCGAACGCGCCCTGATCGGCGTGGGCACGATTCTCAAGCCGGCCGATTGTCAGGCGGCGCTCGATGCGGGCGCGCAGTTTGTGGTCACACCCATCTGCCGGACGGAACTGGTCGCGCTCACGCATCATGCCGGCCGGCCGATCATGCTGGGCGCCTACACGCCCACGGAAGCCCAACTGGCGCATGAAGCCGGCGCCGACCTGATCAAGATTTTCCCGGCCGACAACCTCGGGCCCGGTTACATCAAAGCCCTGCGGGCGCCGCTGCCGCATCTGAAAATCGTGCCCACCGGTGGTGTGGACCTGAACACGATTGGCGGCTTTTTCCAGGCCGGATGTCCGGCCGTGGGCGTGGGCGGATCGCTCGTCTCTTCCAAGCTGCTCCAAGCCGAAGACTGGTCAGGCCTGACCCGCCTCGCCGTGCAATTTGTGGCCGCGGCGAACCAAGCCCGCTCTGCCCAGCCAATGCGAACCCAAGCGCCGGCAAACTAA